The sequence CTCTGCTGCTGATCCGCTACCGTCAACTGAGCTGGCCCGGCTGGCGGTCTGTGGGCCGCTTTGCCCTGATCAGCCTGCCGATGACCGGCTTCTTCCTGCTGATGTTCTTCGCCGGCGAAACCGCCTCGGCCCTGGCTATGGGCAGCCTCACCACCCTGGTGCCCCTGCTCAGCTGCCTGCTGGGTTGGCTGGCCAGCCGTCAGTCTCCTCACCCTATCCGGGTGCTGGCGTTGTGTCTGGGAGTCGCTGCGGCGTTGTGGGTACTGACTGAGGGGGAGTGGTCGATGCTGATGCAGGGGGGCTGGCCCGTGGGCAACAGCCTCTATGTGCTGGCCTGCCTGCTGATGGGCGGCTACCCCCTGGTGCTCAAAGCCCTGCACCGGGGTGAGCCCATGCTCACGGTTACCGGTTGGTCGCTGATCACCGGAACCGGCTGGCTGACCCTGGCGCTGCTGCTGGTGCAACCGGAGTGGGTTTGGCCCACCCAGGCCCAAAGCGGCGCCATCCTGTGGCTGGCCACGGCCACTACCATGCTCACCTTCTTCCTGTTTCAGTCCGCCAGCCTGGTGGTGGGCGGCAGCTCCGCCAACGCCTACGCCCTGCTGAGCCCGGCCCTGGTGCTGGTGATCAACGCCCTACAGGGCAAACCCTGGCCCAGCCTGTGGGTGCTGCCGGCTGTGCTGCTGATCGTCATCAGTCTGCTGATGCTGCTGCAACTGGATCGCCGCGGCTAGGCAGAATGGACACGCAAATAAAAAGGGCGCCCTAAGGCGCCCTTTTTCATAGCGTAGCGGGAGCTTATCTGCCCACGCCCTTGCGGATGGTCTCAACAACTCGGAGTTGTGCCATCGCCTTCGCCAGCTCGATAACCGCGGCCTCGTAGTCGAGGTCAGCAGAGGCTTTCGCCATATGCTCTTCGGCGGAACGCTTGGCTGCTTCCGCAGCTTCAACGTCAATATCTTCACCACGAATGGCCACATCAGCCAGCACGCTGACATTATCGGGTTGAACCTCGAGAATGCCACCAGACAGGTAGATTACCTCTTCACTGTCGTCTTGCTTTTTGATGCGAACCATACCGGGCTTAATGGCGGTGAGCAATGGAGTGTGGCCATGCATAATACCCAACTCGCCCTCAACACCTGTAACTTGCAGGTACTGAACGCGGCCAGAGTAAATGCTTTCTTCCGCACTGACTACATCCAAATGAAGTGTCATAGCTGCCATCTCATCCTCTCCGCAACCGGATTACAGTTTCTTCGCTTTCTCGACGGCTTCGTCGATGCCACCAACCATGTAGAACGCCTGCTCAGGCAGTTCATCGTACTCGCCGGACAGAATGCCCTTAAAGCCGGAGATGGTGTCTTTCAGCGAAACGTACTTACCAGGAGCACCGGTAAATACTTCGGCTACGAAGAACGGCTGAGACAGGAAACGCTCAATCTTACGAGCACGGGCTACGGTCTGCTTATCTTCCTCAGACAGTTCGTCCATACCCAGAATGGCGATGATGTCCTTCAGCTCTTTGTAGCGCTGCAGGTTGGACTGAACGCCACGAGCCACGTCGTAGTGCTCCTGACCAATCACCAGAGGATCCAGCTGACGAGAGGTGGAATCCAGTGGGTCAATCGCAGGGTAGATACCACGGGCCGCAATGTCACGGCTCAGTACTACGGTTGCATCCAGGTGAGCAAAGGTGGTCGCTGGGGATGGGTCAGTCAAATCATCCGCAGGTACGTATACCGCCTGTACAGAAGTAATGGAGCCTGTCTTGGTGGAGGTAATACGCTCCTGCAGAACACCCATCTCTTCAGCCAGAGTAGGCTGGTAACCTACCGCAGAAGGCATACGACCCAGCAGTGCAGATACCTCGGTACCAGCCAGGGTGTAACGGTAGATGTTGTCCACGAACAACAGTACGTCACGGCCTTCGTCACGGAACTTCTCAGCCATAGTCAGACCGGTCAGTGCTACACGCAGACGGTTTCCTGGTGGCTCGTTCATCTGACCGTAAACCATGGCTACCTTGGATTGAACTTTGTCATCCAGGTTAACTACGCCAGATTCGGCCATCTCGTAGTAGAAGTCGTTACCTTCACGAGTACGCTCACCTACACCGGCGAATACGGACAGACCGGAGTGTGCCTTCGCGATGTTGTTGATGAGCTCCATCATGTTTACGGTTTTACCTACACCCGCACCACCGAACAGACCGATTTTACCACCCTTAGCGAATGGGCAAACCAGGTCGATTACCTTGATGCCGGTTTCCAGCAGCTCGGTCGCGCTGGATTGGTCTTCGTAGCTGGGCGCTTCACGGTGGATTTCCCACGTTTCTTCCTCGCCGATCTCACCGCACTCGTCGATGGGATCACCCAGAACGTTCATGATACGGCCCAGAGTGGCAGTGCCCACTGGAACCTTAATTGCACTACCGGTGTTGGTAGCTACCAGTCCGCGACGCAGACCTTCGGACGCACCCATTGCAATGGTACGAACAACACCGCCACCGAGCTGCTGCTGAACTTCCAGCACCAGCTTAGCGCCATCGTTGTCGATGTGCAGGGCGTCGTATACCTGTGGTACGGCGTCTTGTGGGAACTCCACGTCAACTACCGCACCGATCACTTGAACGACAGTACCTGTGCTCATGATTAATCCTCTGATTATCTCGTTTCCGCTGCCTTAAACCGCCGCTGCACCGGCACAAATCTCCG is a genomic window of Ferrimonas sp. YFM containing:
- a CDS encoding DMT family transporter — its product is MPHHPVVRAHLGLLLYAVLISTSFPIAAFMGQGFSPLWTTWGRFAIASVGFTLLLIRYRQLSWPGWRSVGRFALISLPMTGFFLLMFFAGETASALAMGSLTTLVPLLSCLLGWLASRQSPHPIRVLALCLGVAAALWVLTEGEWSMLMQGGWPVGNSLYVLACLLMGGYPLVLKALHRGEPMLTVTGWSLITGTGWLTLALLLVQPEWVWPTQAQSGAILWLATATTMLTFFLFQSASLVVGGSSANAYALLSPALVLVINALQGKPWPSLWVLPAVLLIVISLLMLLQLDRRG
- a CDS encoding F0F1 ATP synthase subunit epsilon → MAAMTLHLDVVSAEESIYSGRVQYLQVTGVEGELGIMHGHTPLLTAIKPGMVRIKKQDDSEEVIYLSGGILEVQPDNVSVLADVAIRGEDIDVEAAEAAKRSAEEHMAKASADLDYEAAVIELAKAMAQLRVVETIRKGVGR
- the atpD gene encoding F0F1 ATP synthase subunit beta, which produces MSTGTVVQVIGAVVDVEFPQDAVPQVYDALHIDNDGAKLVLEVQQQLGGGVVRTIAMGASEGLRRGLVATNTGSAIKVPVGTATLGRIMNVLGDPIDECGEIGEEETWEIHREAPSYEDQSSATELLETGIKVIDLVCPFAKGGKIGLFGGAGVGKTVNMMELINNIAKAHSGLSVFAGVGERTREGNDFYYEMAESGVVNLDDKVQSKVAMVYGQMNEPPGNRLRVALTGLTMAEKFRDEGRDVLLFVDNIYRYTLAGTEVSALLGRMPSAVGYQPTLAEEMGVLQERITSTKTGSITSVQAVYVPADDLTDPSPATTFAHLDATVVLSRDIAARGIYPAIDPLDSTSRQLDPLVIGQEHYDVARGVQSNLQRYKELKDIIAILGMDELSEEDKQTVARARKIERFLSQPFFVAEVFTGAPGKYVSLKDTISGFKGILSGEYDELPEQAFYMVGGIDEAVEKAKKL